A genomic window from Triticum urartu cultivar G1812 chromosome 7, Tu2.1, whole genome shotgun sequence includes:
- the LOC125518445 gene encoding uncharacterized protein LOC125518445 — protein sequence MWKRDTGAEGFISSLRNQDEVDAVCEKYDVPKEFTARPAGDRRANSTTTPRTICMYASALKAGKPVPLDRFFREVLAHFGIAPAQLKPNGWRIMSGFLALCHSAGVPLSLTVFWHFFLLSVTTHKHRKGWYFFRHRVGSGLRFTGMPSPNSIAIKDWKREFFFLSSPEPWPCSVEWGEPSRSALMKPVLTTQESKLAAKLLRVHGSVAVNLRTYLCNGRLAAAPSPPMPPPFTPTTPSSKGMDPTVHDMMKTTPTDKMAAQASASAKKRTWEEANGGEEVPPLSVLSSVRSPPPQHFSSKHGGNTLKAARELLGRKKRTRQETNAEVELSTLPALNTPLSRVCSPPPGFPNRLYGGTTGRDAARELPQGAVSPRPEPSGLAASSYAALQQVCKQLRC from the exons ATGTGGAAA CGGGACACGGGCGCCGAGGGATTCATCTCGTCCCTGCGCAACCAGGACGAGGTTGACGCGGTGTGCGAGAAGTATGACGTACCCAAAGAGTTCACCGCGCGCCCCGCCGGCGACCGGCGCGCGAACTCCACGACGACGCCGAGGACCATCTGCATGTACGCAAGCGCGCTGAAGGCCGGGAAGCCCGTCCCGCTGGACCGCTTCTTCCGCGAGGTGCTCGCCCACTTTGGCATCGCGCCGGCCCAGCTCAAGCCCAACGGGTGGCGCATCATGAGCGGCTTCCTCGCGCTCTGCCACTCCGCCGGTGTGCCGCTGTCCCTCACGGTGTTCTGGCATTTCTTCCTGTTGTCCGTCACCACCCACAAGCACAGAAAAGGCTGGTACTTTTTCCGACACAGGGTAGGCTCCGGCCTGCGCTTCACGGGGATGCCGAGCCCCAACTCCATTGCTATCAAGGACTGGAAACGCGAgttcttcttcctctcttcgcCGGAGCCGTGGCCTTGCTCCGTGGAGTGGGGCGAGCCGTCCAGGAGCGCACTCATGAAGCCGGTGCTCACCACTCAGGAAAGCAAATTGGCAGCCAAGTTGTTGCGCGTTCACGGGAGCGTTGCCGTTAATCTCAGGACGTATCTCTGCAACGGCCGCCTTGCCGCCGCTCCATCCCCGCCAATGCCGCCCCCATTTACTCCTACTACTCCCAGTTCAAAAG GCATGGATCCCACTGTCCACGACATGATGAag ACTACGCCGACGGACAAGATGGCCGCGCAAGCGTCGGCGTCGGCGAAGAAGAGGACTTGGGAGGAAGCCAACGGCGGGGAGGAGGTTCCACCTCTTTCAGTGTTGTCCAGCGTGCGCTCGCCACCGCCACAGCATTTCTCCAGCAAGCACGGCGGAAATACCCTGAAGGCTGCACGGGAGCTGCtcgggaggaagaagaggactcgGCAGGAAACCAACGCCGAGGTGGAGCTTTCGACCCTTCCAGCTCTGAACACGCCACTGTCCAGGGTGTGCTCGCCACCACCAGGCTTCCCTAACAGGCTGTACGGAGGCACCACGGGCCGGGACGCTGCACGTGAGCTGCCACAGGGCGCCGTCTCGCCGCGGCCGGAGCCTTCCGGCCTTGCCGCGTCGAGCTACGCAGCGCTTCAGCAGGTATGCAAGCAATTGCGATGCTAA
- the LOC125518446 gene encoding uncharacterized abhydrolase domain-containing protein DDB_G0269086-like gives MPRSTCSSWRRSWWPGSARPRLCVSSWRRLRTSSPQQSGADAEREKARSELAAAQAEVVKTKAELAAAKRSAEVELVKAKAKLAEAELESAKATTVQQLLASAEHVRRRAEQALEGYERWRGRHPPAGHAA, from the coding sequence ATGCCGCGAAGTACGTGCTCGAGCTGGAGGAGAAGCTGGTGGCCAGGGAGCGCGAGGCCAAGGCTCTGCGTGAGTAGCTGGAGGAGGCTAAGAACGAGCTCGCCTCAGCAAAGCGGGGCGGACGCGGAGCGGGAGAAGGCTAGGTCCGAGCTCGCCGCGGCTCAGGCGGAGGTGGTGAAGACGAAAGCTGAGCTCGCCGCTGCAAAGCGATCCGCGGAGGTGGAGCTGGTGAAGGCGAAGGCCAAGCTCGCGGAGGCGGAGCTGGAGAGCGCGAAGGCGACGACGGTGCAGCAGCTCCTGGCCTCCGCGGAGCACGTGCGGCGGCGCGCGGAACAAGCGCTGGAGGGATACGAGCGCTGGCGAGGTCGTCACCCTCCGGCCGGTCATGCCGCCTGA